The genomic window TCTGTCTTCGACGGAAATAGGGAAGTATATGTCTTTTACGCCAACCGAATCTATTTCTATGCCGTGATAAGGTTGGTCATTCTGGACATCGGGCATTTTCAATTCAACCGCCCCTGTATGCGCATTTTGAATTATCGCTCTCCCAGACCGTTATTTCAAACAGCTCAGGGAGCAGGGGTTTCAGTCTGTCCCAAAGCCATATCACGAGGTTTTCGCTTGTTCCTTTCTCGAGCCCTTCAATCTCGTTTAGGTATTTATGATCTATTTTCTGTATTATTGGATCGACTGTGTCTTTTATATCCCCAAAATCCATCAGCCATCCGATTTTACCGTCAACCCTACCTTTTATGCTGACGTCAATTCTGAATGAGTGCCCGTGAAGAGCGCTGCATTTGTGAGCTTCTGACAGCCCTGTTATCCTGTGGGCTGAATCAGCCCTAAAAGTTCTCGTCAAAATCACCGTTTTCATGACTAGAATTATATGTTTTCAGCCGGATTAAACCAATGAAATTTTTCTCTTGATTTTTCCTGTAAAAAAATGTAACATTGCCACCCAAGAAGGTCTCGGTTCTCATTTATAGTGTAATAGAGTTTAAATTGGCAGGTACTTTTTACATTTTGTCAAGCAAGGGAATTTGCTTGGAAGCGTAAAAATTAACAGGAGGGAAACAAAGAATGAAAAGGAACTCAATAGTTCTCACCGTCGCTCTGGCAGCGATCTTCGTCTTGTATCTCGGCGCGGTGTCTTGCAGTCAGAAACCCCAAGACGTCACCGATACGACAGCCGTCGACACTACGGTTACCGACACAACAGTTGTTGACACAACGGTTGTAGAAGAAGCTTATGTGGATGTCGGTTGCTTGATTTTTGCCCGCACGACAACAACCGAATCTTTCAGATATGATTCGGCTTATGTAACCGCTTTGACCGCAGATTCGATTACCTTCAACTGGGCGGATACTTTTGCGGCAGGCGAGACGGGAAGAACTTACCCCAACACAAACGAATACTACTACGCCGTTAAAACCGACGCGGCTCCCGAAATGTTCGTAGCCGGCACCCCGGTCATGATAGCTCCCAACGGCACCAGCTTCGTATGGTACTTCGGAGCCATATCAGCAGTCGCAGAGACAAACTATGTCGTCGACTATTTGATCCCCGGCGTCCCCGAAGCAAAACAGGACACAGTCGGACTCGACAGACTTTTCTTTGCCAAAGTTATGGAATAAATCCAAGAATATAGGTTTAAAAAGGGCGGTTTTAAACCGCCCTTTTTTTTTACCATCTGTTTCTGTGTATTTTCAAAGTGTCGTATCTCCGGGGTTGAACTGGTTTTTCCGCCGGGTATCCGAGGGCGACAATTCCCAACGGTTTGATATTTTGGGGCAGCTCTAAAATTTCTGATATCGCTTTTATCCTCTCCTCTCTCGGGTAAACCCCAAGCCAAACTGAACCCAGTTGGAGGGAATGAGCGGCCAAAAGCATGTTTTGTATCGCGGCGGAGCAATCCTGCACCCAATAACCTTGGTTTCCTTGAATTTCCTCGTCGGCGCAGACAACCACTGCAAGTGGTGCTTCATACATCATTTCAGAGTAGGGATGAGCCCCGGCAATTTTATTGAGAATATTTCTGTCATCGACGACCACAAAACTCCAGGGTCTGAGATTTCTGGCAGAAGGGGCGAACATAGCCGCTTCTAAAATTTTTTGAACCGGCTCATTTTCTACTTTTGAATTTTGGTATTTTCTCACGCTCCGCCTTGTCAAAATACATTCCATTGCTTCCATCGCTATTTTCCTTTCACTTTCTCAAAAACAGCGGGAAGACAACTCAAGACATAATCCATATCTTCTTCGCTTATCTCCCTGTGAAACACGAACCTCACGGATGCATCCTCGGGAGGATAAACGAGAATGTTTTTGTTTCTGAGCTCGGCGATAAAACTTAAAGCGGACTCATCGCTTTCAAACCTGGCGAAGACCATATTTATTTTGACATTTTCCATTTCTACAAGTGATTGTTTGTATCCGGACAAAGCTTGCGCAAACATTTTCGCTTTCTCGTGGTCTTCTCCGAGCCTTTCTGTCATTTCTTCAAGAGCCACGATTCCCGGCGCGGCTATTATACCCGCCTGTCTCATGCCTCCGCCCATGATTTTCCTCCCTTTTCTCGCCTTTTCGATGAACTGTTCTGATCCAACAAGCAAGGATCCTACGGGACAGCAGAGCCCCTTGGAGAGGCAGAACATTATGCTGTCACAGTACTCGGCAATTTCCAGAGGCTTCACGCCAAGAGCGATGGCGGCGTTGAATATTCTCGCGCCGTCCAAATGGATGGGAATACACCATTTGTTCGACAATTTCCTTATCTCTTTCATCTCCTCCAGCGTCTGGACATACCCGCTGGACAGGGCGTTTTCAAGACATATCAATCCGGTTTTGGGGAAGTGAATGTCCTTTTCTTTTCTTATCCTTTTATCAATTTCCTCTCGAGTCAGACAGCCCTTTCGAGTTTTTACAGTTCTCAACTGGACAGCTCCAATAAAAGAACTCGCTCCGGCTTCGTGAACCACTATATGGGAATCTTCGGATAGAACAACTTCATCTCCCCTGTCGCAATGGGTGAACAGCGCCAGTTGGTTTCCGAATGTTCCGGAGGGCACTAAAAGCGCGGCTTCTTTACCGAGGATTTTGGCGGATTTTTTTTCAAGCTCATTCACTGTGGGGTCTTCACCGAGAACATCGTCCCCGAATTCCGCATTCATAATGGCATCAAGCATTTTAACCGTCGGTTTTGTCACCGTGTCCGAACGCAGGTCTATTGATTTCAAATTTATCTCCTTGTCGATTGTCCATGAATAAAGACAAAACATTAATTAATTGTTATTATAATCTGTCAATATTATTTTATGAAAACAAAAATATTCATACCTGATTTTTTTTCCGAGAAATATTCAATAGGCGAGTATTCGGGCAATTTCCTGGGCTGCGCAATGTTCCTCGATCTGTCAGGTTTTACTTCAGTGACAGACAAATTGATGAGAGAAGACAAAGAAGGCATTGAAGTTCTGGGAAATTTCCTGAGTCAAATCTTCGAAAATATAATTTCAAACATTCACCAAAGAGGCGGTTTTATATCATCTTTCGAAGGAGACGCACTCCTGGCGATATTTCCGGGCGAAGAAAGCTTTAGAGGCGCCCTGTCGTGTTCAGAGGAAATAAACGGATTTTTCTCAGACAAATCTGTTTTCAAGACAAAGTTCGGAAATTTTTACATCTCCATAAAGACAGGAATCTCCTACGGAGGCATTGACTATCTCATCACCGGCAAAAAACAAAGAATGGTTTACACTTTTTCAGGAGATGCGGTAAAGAAAAGTATTAAATGCCGGAAATATTTACCTGTCCTCTAAAAGACACGGCAAATTAAAAGAGATCAACGATAAATTATCAATGATAAACGGTCAGGCTGCCGAACCTGAAAAGGATTCGTAGAGGTTTTTGTAGAGCTCGC from candidate division WOR-3 bacterium includes these protein-coding regions:
- the queD gene encoding 6-carboxytetrahydropterin synthase QueD, coding for MKTVILTRTFRADSAHRITGLSEAHKCSALHGHSFRIDVSIKGRVDGKIGWLMDFGDIKDTVDPIIQKIDHKYLNEIEGLEKGTSENLVIWLWDRLKPLLPELFEITVWESDNSKCAYRGG
- a CDS encoding nitroreductase family protein, which encodes MEAMECILTRRSVRKYQNSKVENEPVQKILEAAMFAPSARNLRPWSFVVVDDRNILNKIAGAHPYSEMMYEAPLAVVVCADEEIQGNQGYWVQDCSAAIQNMLLAAHSLQLGSVWLGVYPREERIKAISEILELPQNIKPLGIVALGYPAEKPVQPRRYDTLKIHRNRW
- a CDS encoding aminotransferase class I/II-fold pyridoxal phosphate-dependent enzyme; the encoded protein is MKSIDLRSDTVTKPTVKMLDAIMNAEFGDDVLGEDPTVNELEKKSAKILGKEAALLVPSGTFGNQLALFTHCDRGDEVVLSEDSHIVVHEAGASSFIGAVQLRTVKTRKGCLTREEIDKRIRKEKDIHFPKTGLICLENALSSGYVQTLEEMKEIRKLSNKWCIPIHLDGARIFNAAIALGVKPLEIAEYCDSIMFCLSKGLCCPVGSLLVGSEQFIEKARKGRKIMGGGMRQAGIIAAPGIVALEEMTERLGEDHEKAKMFAQALSGYKQSLVEMENVKINMVFARFESDESALSFIAELRNKNILVYPPEDASVRFVFHREISEEDMDYVLSCLPAVFEKVKGK